In Nocardia sputorum, a single genomic region encodes these proteins:
- a CDS encoding FtsX-like permease family protein: protein MSGQAWRRQRSGGRIGAAWDRLRLFNIGELLAHRGRTAMSLVVMGVSASLLVAVLSISGSVTGSVDKLTRGLGGKAQLEVSGITDAGFDQQLLSRIAATPGVGVAVPMLRVQVGTGAERALLIGADSNIGALGSELTTPMSAFTGKLLSVPNGVLVGTGLGRAEGEQFQLGGTTVTVAGVLDEETSRKLNGGHLIAAPLGLAQKVTDRAGRLDSVQIIPAEGADLAQVRAALTEAVDGRAVVAEPSLRTAQAGGAIQIVRYSTTMASAAALIVSAFLIYNAMSMAIAQRRPMLSLLRAIGGKRGPMVRDLLAEAALLGVLGGAVGAALGVFMGSVAIGTLPTAIVQSVEARTEYAVPWYVIPFAVVACVLTSVLAAALAARQVYKVQPIEALAPVGAARTDTASPVLRWLAVAAGAGLAVTAVFIASSDLGRYSLTAISMSFIAAILLCFAATGPIVRVAAGVARWFRAPGALGATTLERSPRRVWATAMTVMIGVGATVGMSGASSNMIDSATVTFTDLARNDVYVSPASMAQFPTGPLLPADLAGKLAAVPGVTHLSPAQMAFATLGGSRVMLQGFPPDARQTRMRMLTDESVARLSAGEGVAISRDVARALGVDAGADLTLPTPTGPRTVRVLQVIPYFSAIAGVVMMDLDLMRSWYQRPGETVIAVDIAPGADRAAVFAAIRQVVPPELNVDTGADTVTAASSSIRQGMAMSNAILWIVVLVATVALLNTLMLSVLERRRELGVLRAMGTGRKFLMRSVLAEAAGIGVVGALLGLALGAAVQFLGTVALGHALTIDVDYQPSPMLLVYGIVALALALLGSIPPALRAARLPIVEALAVD, encoded by the coding sequence GTGAGCGGTCAGGCCTGGAGGCGGCAGCGGAGCGGGGGGCGGATCGGCGCCGCGTGGGATCGCCTGCGGCTGTTCAATATCGGCGAGTTGCTCGCCCATCGCGGACGCACCGCGATGTCGCTGGTCGTGATGGGCGTCTCGGCGTCGCTGCTGGTGGCGGTGCTGAGCATCTCCGGCTCGGTCACCGGCTCGGTGGACAAGCTGACCCGCGGCCTGGGCGGCAAAGCGCAGCTGGAGGTCAGCGGCATAACCGACGCCGGTTTCGACCAGCAATTGCTGAGTCGGATCGCGGCCACACCGGGCGTCGGGGTGGCGGTCCCGATGCTGCGGGTGCAGGTCGGCACCGGTGCCGAGCGCGCGCTGCTGATCGGAGCCGATTCGAACATCGGCGCGCTGGGCAGCGAATTGACCACGCCGATGAGCGCTTTCACCGGGAAGTTGCTCTCGGTGCCCAACGGGGTGCTGGTCGGCACGGGGCTCGGCCGGGCCGAGGGCGAACAGTTCCAACTGGGCGGCACGACGGTGACGGTCGCGGGTGTTCTCGACGAGGAGACGTCCCGCAAGCTCAACGGCGGTCACCTCATCGCCGCTCCGCTCGGGCTCGCGCAGAAGGTCACCGATCGCGCGGGACGGCTGGATTCCGTGCAGATCATTCCCGCCGAGGGCGCCGATCTCGCGCAGGTGCGCGCCGCGCTCACCGAAGCGGTGGACGGGCGCGCGGTGGTGGCCGAGCCGAGTCTGCGCACCGCGCAGGCGGGCGGGGCGATCCAGATCGTCCGCTACTCCACCACCATGGCGTCGGCCGCGGCGCTGATCGTGTCGGCGTTCCTCATCTACAACGCGATGAGCATGGCGATCGCCCAGCGCAGGCCGATGCTGTCGCTGTTGCGCGCGATCGGCGGCAAACGCGGCCCGATGGTGCGCGACTTGTTGGCCGAGGCGGCGTTGCTCGGTGTGCTGGGCGGCGCGGTCGGCGCGGCGCTGGGCGTGTTCATGGGTAGTGTCGCCATCGGCACGCTGCCCACCGCGATCGTGCAGTCGGTGGAGGCCCGCACCGAATACGCGGTGCCCTGGTACGTGATTCCGTTCGCGGTCGTGGCGTGCGTGCTCACCAGCGTGCTCGCGGCGGCGCTCGCCGCGCGCCAGGTGTACAAGGTCCAGCCCATCGAGGCGCTGGCTCCGGTCGGGGCCGCCCGGACCGATACGGCGAGCCCCGTGCTGCGCTGGCTGGCCGTGGCGGCAGGCGCCGGGCTCGCCGTGACCGCGGTGTTCATCGCGAGCAGCGATCTCGGCCGCTACTCGCTCACCGCCATCTCGATGTCGTTCATCGCCGCGATCCTGCTCTGTTTCGCCGCCACCGGCCCGATCGTGCGGGTCGCGGCGGGGGTCGCGCGCTGGTTCCGCGCTCCCGGCGCACTGGGCGCGACCACTCTGGAACGCTCGCCGCGGCGAGTGTGGGCGACGGCGATGACGGTGATGATCGGCGTCGGGGCCACCGTGGGCATGAGCGGCGCCTCGAGCAACATGATCGACTCGGCCACGGTCACTTTCACCGACCTGGCCCGCAACGACGTCTACGTCAGCCCCGCGTCGATGGCGCAGTTCCCCACCGGGCCGCTGCTGCCCGCGGATCTGGCCGGCAAGCTCGCGGCGGTGCCCGGCGTCACGCATCTCAGCCCGGCGCAGATGGCCTTCGCCACGCTGGGCGGCAGTCGCGTGATGCTGCAAGGGTTTCCGCCGGATGCCAGACAGACGCGGATGCGCATGCTCACCGACGAGTCGGTCGCCCGCTTGTCGGCCGGGGAGGGGGTGGCCATCTCCCGTGACGTGGCGCGCGCACTGGGCGTCGACGCGGGCGCGGACCTGACCCTGCCGACGCCGACCGGCCCCCGTACCGTGCGGGTGCTGCAGGTGATTCCGTACTTCTCCGCCATCGCCGGCGTGGTGATGATGGACCTGGATTTGATGCGCAGCTGGTACCAGCGGCCCGGCGAGACGGTCATCGCCGTCGACATCGCACCGGGCGCCGATCGCGCGGCGGTGTTCGCGGCCATCCGGCAGGTGGTGCCGCCGGAGCTGAACGTGGACACCGGCGCGGACACGGTGACGGCCGCGTCGTCGAGCATCCGGCAGGGCATGGCGATGAGCAACGCCATTCTCTGGATCGTGGTGCTGGTGGCCACGGTCGCGTTGCTCAACACGTTGATGCTCTCGGTGCTGGAGCGCCGCAGGGAACTCGGCGTGCTGCGCGCCATGGGCACCGGGCGCAAATTCTTGATGCGGTCGGTGCTGGCCGAGGCCGCCGGGATCGGAGTCGTCGGCGCGTTGCTGGGTCTGGCGCTCGGCGCGGCGGTGCAGTTCCTGGGCACCGTCGCCCTCGGGCACGCCTTGACCATCGACGTCGACTACCAGCCGAGCCCGATGCTGCTGGTCTACGGAATCGTCGCGCTGGCGCTGGCGCTGCTCGGATCGATTCCGCCCGCGTTGCGCGCGGCCCGGCTGCCGATCGTGGAGGCGCTCGCGGTCGACTGA
- a CDS encoding ABC transporter ATP-binding protein — MPEPAMLELSGVTKEYRVGGQAVRALDDVGLRIETGEFTSIIGPSGSGKSTLLHLLGALDSPDAGSIRFRGEEIGALDEEQQSEFRRHQVGFVFQFFNLLPTLSAWENVAIPKLLDGTGLRKAKPRALELLDRVGLAERAEHRPAELSGGQMQRVAVARALIMDPPLILADEPTGNLDSKTGAAILELLGEIAGSGSSVVMVTHDMGAVTYCDRVITLRDGRIGSNDKVERTVNA; from the coding sequence ATGCCGGAACCGGCGATGCTGGAACTATCGGGCGTGACGAAGGAGTATCGGGTCGGCGGGCAGGCGGTCCGCGCGCTCGACGACGTCGGATTGCGCATCGAGACAGGGGAATTCACCTCGATCATCGGGCCGTCCGGGTCCGGCAAGAGCACCCTGCTGCATTTGCTCGGGGCGCTGGACAGCCCCGATGCGGGCTCGATCCGGTTCCGGGGCGAGGAGATCGGCGCGCTCGACGAGGAACAGCAGTCGGAGTTCCGGCGGCACCAGGTCGGTTTCGTATTCCAGTTCTTCAACCTGCTGCCCACGCTGTCGGCCTGGGAGAACGTGGCGATACCGAAGTTGCTGGACGGCACGGGTTTGCGCAAGGCCAAACCGCGCGCCCTGGAGTTGCTCGACCGGGTGGGCCTGGCCGAGCGGGCCGAGCACCGTCCGGCCGAGTTGTCCGGCGGGCAGATGCAGCGGGTGGCGGTGGCGCGAGCGCTGATCATGGACCCGCCGCTGATCCTGGCCGACGAGCCCACCGGCAACCTCGACTCCAAGACCGGCGCGGCGATCCTCGAGCTACTCGGGGAGATCGCCGGATCGGGCAGTTCGGTGGTGATGGTGACCCACGACATGGGCGCGGTGACCTACTGCGACCGGGTGATCACGCTGCGCGACGGGCGGATCGGCTCCAACGACAAAGTCGAGCGGACGGTCAACGCGTGA
- a CDS encoding sensor histidine kinase codes for MGSTGVSEAPPGTPRDGRVRASMRRVRERCAEFARDPVASFRRSVEELPYDYPPSVIVSVDVAVLAVAVAAAVQRHSYFPTLLPVIAVLLTCAFGPLHALLGVLPRPLLLGVLAMAAEALFLAQPVAADFAPFVLVAAAGEIAAIAPKRVSIPVTVAMMLQLVAFDAIGHVPEGLPTYLVGIAFGWMAGLMLQYQRRFLYQERGYQDIRAAQAADEERHRIAREVHDVIAHSLSVTLLHLTAARHALETDRDVEEAVEALTDAERLGRQAMADIRRTVGLLDARPWKQVPEPGVEDIEDLVGDFVRAGLDVRYDREGDLGAVSPAVGLALYRIGQESLANVVKHAYGASARVRLAVDATVVTLTVDNTVPAGLPAQRGAGMGLSGMRQRAELLGGRMTAGPSGRGWSVRAGIPLAPGRGGFSCSVLPGATTGREGS; via the coding sequence ATGGGTTCGACCGGCGTATCCGAAGCACCGCCCGGTACGCCGCGCGACGGCCGCGTGCGGGCCTCGATGCGGCGCGTTCGCGAACGGTGCGCCGAGTTCGCGCGCGATCCGGTCGCGTCCTTCCGGCGCAGCGTCGAGGAGCTGCCCTACGACTATCCGCCGTCGGTCATCGTCAGCGTCGATGTCGCGGTCCTCGCCGTGGCGGTCGCGGCCGCCGTGCAGCGGCACAGCTACTTCCCGACCCTGCTTCCGGTGATCGCGGTCCTGCTGACCTGCGCCTTCGGGCCGTTGCACGCGTTGCTCGGCGTGCTGCCGCGCCCGCTGCTGCTCGGCGTGCTCGCCATGGCGGCCGAGGCGCTGTTCCTCGCCCAGCCGGTCGCCGCCGATTTCGCGCCGTTCGTGCTGGTGGCCGCCGCGGGGGAGATCGCGGCGATCGCGCCGAAACGGGTGAGCATCCCGGTGACGGTCGCGATGATGCTGCAGCTGGTCGCCTTCGACGCGATCGGCCACGTGCCCGAGGGGCTGCCCACCTATCTGGTCGGGATCGCGTTCGGCTGGATGGCCGGGCTGATGTTGCAATATCAGCGTCGCTTCCTCTACCAGGAACGCGGATACCAGGACATTCGCGCGGCGCAGGCCGCCGACGAGGAGCGCCACCGGATCGCCAGGGAGGTGCACGACGTGATCGCGCACTCGCTGAGCGTCACCCTGTTGCACCTCACCGCCGCCCGGCACGCGCTGGAGACCGACCGCGACGTGGAGGAGGCCGTGGAAGCGCTGACCGACGCCGAGCGGCTGGGCAGGCAGGCGATGGCCGACATCCGCCGCACGGTCGGCCTGCTCGACGCGCGACCCTGGAAGCAGGTCCCGGAACCGGGCGTGGAGGACATCGAGGACTTGGTCGGCGATTTCGTGCGAGCCGGCCTGGACGTGCGCTACGACCGCGAGGGCGATCTCGGCGCGGTGTCACCGGCGGTCGGGCTCGCGCTGTACCGGATCGGCCAGGAGTCGCTGGCGAACGTCGTCAAGCACGCGTACGGGGCGTCGGCCAGGGTCCGGCTCGCGGTGGACGCGACGGTGGTCACCCTCACGGTGGACAACACCGTGCCCGCCGGGCTGCCGGCCCAGCGCGGCGCCGGCATGGGGTTGTCCGGCATGCGCCAGCGCGCCGAACTGCTCGGCGGACGGATGACCGCGGGTCCGTCCGGCCGCGGCTGGTCGGTGCGGGCGGGCATTCCGCTCGCGCCGGGGCGCGGCGGATTCTCGTGCTCGGTGCTACCGGGCGCCACCACCGGACGAGAGGGTTCTTGA
- a CDS encoding response regulator, which produces MLVVDDQELVRGGLRRILRRRDGFVVAECADGDEVPAAVAQARPDVVLMDLRMKRVGGIDATRTLRTRDGAPPVLVLTTFDDDQLLSGALRAGAAGFILKDSPAEDLIRAVRTVAGGGAWLDPAVTGRVLSAYRTVRPVRTPTDARLSELTAREYEVLVLIGRGRVNAEIARELGISEVTVKSHVGHIFGKLELRDRAAAIVFAFDHGVVTPGESTL; this is translated from the coding sequence GTGCTGGTGGTGGACGACCAGGAGCTGGTGCGCGGCGGTCTGCGGCGCATCCTGCGCCGACGGGACGGATTCGTGGTCGCCGAGTGCGCCGACGGCGACGAAGTCCCCGCCGCCGTCGCGCAGGCGCGCCCCGACGTGGTGCTGATGGACCTGCGGATGAAACGGGTCGGCGGCATCGATGCGACCAGGACGCTGCGGACGCGCGACGGCGCTCCGCCGGTTCTGGTGCTCACCACCTTCGACGACGACCAGTTGCTGTCCGGGGCGCTGCGCGCGGGCGCGGCCGGATTCATCCTCAAGGACTCGCCCGCCGAGGACCTCATCCGCGCGGTGCGGACGGTCGCGGGCGGCGGAGCCTGGCTCGACCCGGCGGTGACCGGCCGCGTCCTGTCGGCCTACCGCACGGTGCGTCCGGTGCGCACCCCCACCGACGCGCGCCTGTCCGAGTTGACCGCACGCGAGTACGAGGTGCTCGTACTGATCGGTCGCGGCCGGGTGAACGCGGAGATCGCTCGTGAACTCGGCATCTCGGAGGTGACCGTGAAAAGTCATGTGGGACATATCTTCGGGAAGCTCGAGCTGCGGGATCGGGCCGCGGCCATCGTGTTCGCGTTTGACCACGGGGTGGTGACACCCGGAGAATCCACTCTGTGA
- a CDS encoding protein kinase domain-containing protein: MQEPGPRTGTRFGPYELRSLLGKGGMGEVYEAYDTVKDRVVAVKLLSEELAKDPMYQLRFRRESQAAARLAEPHVIPIHDWGVIDGVLFIDMRLVRGVDLRTLLRGQGPLSPARAVGIIEQIASALDAAHASNLVHRDVKPANILVTDADFAYLVDFGIAHTEGDSAVTLVGMAVGSYIYMAPERFDVGPVTGRADVYSLACVLHECLTGATPFPSASMNVLIKAHMSDPPPRPSTQAAGIPVALDEVVNRGMAKDPADRFPTATALARAARAALAAAPATGPTLVVRAPDRSPRTGEPAGAAVAPESTGELSLPAVIHPSAPTVVRPTEFQFTPLPPADAGPRAPHTPEVELPPIRPFPDAHLYPETQAYLETAGYSQGPEYPAPPTQAYPQGYAAPGPFDSAQGYAGQPDAFGQADPAATQKYAEPTTVQAYSDMPRAYSEAPGYAEPHPGVENYTEVPHSPDRRLSESVTRQATPDYLPAPDSAPTQFLTPAGPGDHAARTDYPPHGDYPARTGRPLGREEPEYGYDDYGDYDEAAYDASRPGRSIALPIMVAVFAIVALTVGGAIAWQSFGSGGVETTSSSADRGEAPAATTRPSAQAPSRTAASPTTSSSAKQTPVTLPPGAKPCGQGHASSGTFTQSATGTAVTSCAFAEEVRQAYAALGSAQNATRDAPRTVVATSPVTGRAYTMNCQPDGPLVTCSGGENAVVYVY; the protein is encoded by the coding sequence GTGCAGGAACCTGGGCCGAGAACCGGCACGCGGTTCGGGCCGTACGAACTGCGATCGTTGCTGGGCAAGGGTGGGATGGGGGAGGTCTACGAGGCCTACGACACGGTCAAGGACCGGGTGGTCGCGGTCAAGCTGCTCTCCGAAGAACTCGCCAAAGACCCGATGTACCAGCTGCGTTTCCGTCGCGAATCGCAGGCTGCGGCGCGGCTGGCCGAACCGCACGTCATCCCGATCCACGACTGGGGCGTGATCGATGGGGTGCTGTTCATCGACATGCGGCTGGTGCGGGGCGTCGACCTGCGCACCTTGTTGCGCGGTCAGGGACCGCTGAGTCCCGCCCGCGCCGTCGGCATCATCGAGCAGATCGCCTCGGCCCTGGACGCCGCGCACGCGAGCAATCTGGTGCACCGCGACGTGAAGCCGGCGAACATCCTCGTCACCGACGCGGATTTCGCGTATCTCGTCGATTTCGGCATCGCGCACACCGAGGGCGACAGCGCGGTGACCTTGGTCGGCATGGCCGTCGGTTCCTACATCTACATGGCTCCCGAGCGTTTCGATGTCGGGCCGGTGACCGGCCGTGCCGATGTCTATTCGCTGGCCTGCGTGCTGCACGAATGCCTGACCGGAGCGACGCCGTTCCCCTCGGCCAGCATGAACGTGCTGATCAAGGCGCACATGTCCGATCCGCCGCCGCGGCCGAGCACGCAGGCCGCCGGTATCCCGGTCGCGTTGGACGAGGTGGTGAACCGCGGTATGGCCAAGGATCCGGCCGACCGCTTCCCTACCGCGACCGCGCTGGCCAGGGCCGCTCGCGCCGCCCTCGCCGCGGCGCCGGCCACCGGGCCCACGCTCGTGGTGCGCGCACCCGACCGGTCCCCGCGCACCGGTGAGCCCGCGGGTGCGGCGGTCGCGCCGGAGTCGACGGGAGAGCTGTCGCTGCCCGCGGTGATCCATCCGAGCGCGCCGACGGTGGTCCGGCCGACGGAGTTCCAGTTCACGCCGCTCCCGCCGGCGGACGCGGGGCCGCGTGCGCCGCACACGCCGGAGGTGGAGTTACCTCCGATACGCCCCTTCCCGGACGCGCACTTGTATCCGGAAACCCAGGCGTATCTGGAGACCGCGGGATACTCGCAGGGGCCGGAGTATCCGGCCCCGCCGACGCAGGCGTATCCGCAGGGTTACGCCGCACCCGGCCCCTTCGATTCCGCGCAGGGGTACGCGGGACAGCCGGACGCCTTCGGGCAGGCGGATCCCGCCGCCACGCAGAAGTACGCGGAACCGACCACGGTTCAGGCGTACTCCGACATGCCGCGGGCTTATTCGGAAGCGCCGGGTTATGCCGAGCCGCATCCGGGAGTCGAGAACTACACGGAGGTCCCGCACTCTCCGGATCGACGGCTATCCGAATCGGTTACACGGCAAGCCACCCCCGACTACCTTCCCGCGCCGGACTCGGCTCCCACCCAGTTCCTGACGCCGGCCGGACCGGGCGATCACGCCGCACGCACCGACTATCCGCCGCACGGTGACTACCCGGCGCGCACCGGCCGTCCACTGGGCCGCGAGGAGCCCGAGTACGGCTACGACGATTACGGCGATTACGACGAGGCCGCGTACGACGCGTCGCGCCCGGGGCGCTCGATCGCGCTACCCATCATGGTGGCCGTTTTCGCGATCGTCGCGCTGACCGTCGGTGGCGCGATCGCGTGGCAATCGTTCGGCTCCGGCGGCGTCGAGACGACCTCTTCCTCCGCCGACCGCGGCGAGGCGCCCGCCGCGACCACGCGGCCAAGCGCCCAAGCGCCGAGCCGCACCGCTGCTTCGCCGACCACGTCCAGCTCAGCGAAGCAGACTCCCGTCACGCTGCCCCCCGGCGCGAAGCCGTGCGGCCAGGGCCATGCCTCCTCCGGGACGTTCACCCAGTCGGCGACCGGCACCGCCGTGACGAGCTGCGCGTTCGCCGAAGAGGTGCGCCAGGCCTATGCCGCACTCGGTTCGGCGCAGAACGCCACCCGCGACGCACCGCGCACGGTGGTCGCGACGAGCCCGGTCACCGGCCGCGCGTACACCATGAATTGTCAGCCCGACGGGCCGCTCGTCACCTGCAGCGGCGGCGAGAACGCGGTCGTGTACGTCTACTGA
- a CDS encoding rhodanese-like domain-containing protein: MSTGAEDMVAQARAQLERVAPEQAAALQSQGGLIVDIRPHANRSAEGEIPGAVVVERIVLEWRLDPNGEHRLPGITPDTPVVLVCNEGYASSLAAADGLRLGLRRVTDLVGGFRAWKAAGLPVAPGGTPAVP, encoded by the coding sequence ATGAGTACAGGCGCCGAGGACATGGTCGCGCAGGCCAGGGCGCAGCTGGAGCGGGTGGCGCCGGAACAGGCGGCCGCGTTGCAGTCCCAGGGAGGGCTGATCGTGGATATCCGGCCCCACGCGAACCGGAGCGCCGAGGGCGAGATACCGGGTGCGGTCGTGGTCGAACGGATCGTCCTGGAGTGGCGACTGGATCCGAACGGCGAACACCGGTTGCCGGGCATCACCCCCGACACGCCGGTGGTGCTCGTCTGCAACGAGGGCTACGCCTCCAGTCTCGCGGCCGCCGACGGGCTGCGGCTCGGGCTGCGCCGGGTGACCGATCTGGTCGGCGGGTTCCGGGCGTGGAAGGCGGCGGGCTTGCCGGTGGCGCCGGGCGGAACCCCGGCCGTGCCCTAG
- a CDS encoding cysteine dioxygenase has protein sequence MTTSLPVNLEHASDIHPDIDVPLIRDAIHPERALWSASQLHRLTSLVAAELATPLLDIVRFDAERRWWKRLALTMGVELWLLSWAPGQGTAPHDHGGASGAFTMTVGELSEEYVHPGGTVRKAERRAGDTIGFGPDRAHQLRNDKSLPAASVHAYSPPLRPVREYRTLTDFAGSSASGVSAR, from the coding sequence GTGACCACTTCCCTTCCGGTGAACCTCGAGCACGCGAGCGATATCCATCCCGACATCGACGTGCCGCTGATTCGAGACGCCATCCACCCGGAGCGGGCACTGTGGTCGGCTTCGCAACTACACCGGCTGACCAGCCTGGTGGCCGCGGAGCTGGCGACGCCGCTGCTGGACATCGTGCGCTTCGACGCCGAGCGGCGCTGGTGGAAGCGCTTGGCTCTGACCATGGGCGTCGAGCTGTGGCTGCTGTCCTGGGCGCCGGGGCAGGGCACCGCACCGCACGACCACGGCGGCGCGTCCGGCGCGTTCACCATGACCGTGGGCGAACTCAGCGAGGAATACGTGCATCCCGGCGGGACGGTGCGGAAGGCGGAACGGCGGGCCGGCGACACGATCGGATTCGGCCCCGATCGTGCGCACCAGTTGCGCAATGACAAGTCGTTGCCCGCCGCGTCCGTGCACGCGTACTCTCCCCCGCTGCGGCCGGTCCGGGAATACCGTACGCTGACTGACTTCGCAGGTTCGTCGGCGAGCGGAGTGAGTGCACGATGA